Genomic segment of Candidatus Eremiobacterota bacterium:
TGCCACCAATGAAGAGACAGTATACAGCAAGGTGAAATTTGAGAGCTTTGACGGTTATACCAACCAGAACCGCCACAGGATGCTGGTGGAACAGATCCAGGGGAGCCGTTTCGTCCTCGTGTGGCCTGACAAGCTCAAGCAAGGCTCCCTCATCATCCCCCCGGGGCCATCTTCAGTAAAGCCCCCGGGGAAGCAGGCCCCCTCAGAAAGAGAACTGGAACCCCTTTTCAAGGGGGCCCAGGATCGCCGTTGAATACCCGTCGATGTTGAGGAGCTGCTGTGAGAGGGAGAACAATTCATCGACAGTGACGGCATCTATCTTTTCAAAGACTTCCTCATGGGGCACAAGCCTTCCATGGAATATCTCGGACTTGACAAGCCTCATCATCCTGTTGGAGGTGCTTTCCAGGGCCAGGGAGATAGTGCCCTTGAGCTGCTCCTTGGCGCGCACGAGCTCCTTGGAATCGACGCCCTTCTCTTTCATCTCCTTGACTATCTGATACATAAGCGAGATGACTTTGGAGAGGTTTTCATAGGACGTCCCGGCGAAGAGTCCGAAAAGGCCCGCATGGTAAAAGGAGTTCTGGAAAGAGCACACGTTGTACACGAGGCCCCTTTTCTCGCGGATCTCCTGAAAAATCCTTGAGCTCATGCTTCCCCCGAGGATGCTGTCAAGCACCGAGAGGCAGTACTTGTGATCATCCCTCTGGGAGATGCCCTTCCCACCGGTGATGAGGTAAACCTGCTCACAGTCCTTGTATTTCACATAGTTTTTCTTTTCATGCTCCGGCACGGGCCTGGAGCCGGGTTTCCTTCCCTTCCACTCGCCGGCCCGGTGGAAGGAGCGCTCCACAAGCTTCCGGAACTCCTTGTGCTTGATGTTCCCTGCCGCCGCAATAATGAGATTCTCAGCCACATAGTGCTTCTCCACGTGGGCGATAAGGTCATCACGGCTTATCCGCTCGATGACCTTCTTGGTGCCGAGAATGGAGCGTCCGAGAGGATGACCGTCCCACAGGAGCTTGTTGAATATGTCGAAGATTAACTCGTCAGGCGAGTCCTCATAGAGGCGGACCTCGTCAAGAACCACACCGCGCTCCCTCTCAATCTCTTCGGGATCATAGCAGGAATTGAGAAGCATGTCCGCCAGAAGCTCAATGGCCATGGGCACATGCCTGTCAATCACCCGCGCGTAATAGCAGGTCTGCTCCTTTTCAGTGAAGGCGTTGAGCTGTCCGCCCACGCTGTCCATAAGCTCGGCGATCTCCGTGGCGCTCCTCGTGGCCGTGCCTTTGAACATCATGTGCTCGATGAAGTGGGAGATGCCGTTCTTTGAGAGTGGCTCGTCCTTGGAGCCCGTGTTCACCCACACGCCGATGGTGGCCGATTTGAAGAAGGGCATCTCTTCTGTGATAACCTTGATGCCGTTGTCTAGAACCGTTTTCTTGTACATTTCCAGGACCTTTCTTGCTGCTCGTTCTTGCCGGGACCGGGTGCGCTCAGGAGGGCGGCGCCCCGGGGGGGGCCACCCACTTGAGCTTGTCTCTCACTATTGCATAAAAATCCGTCTCCAGATGGACAAACCTTATACCCTGCGGGGCTTTCTCCACCAGTATCTCATCGTCCCTGGCAAGCACGAAATTGATATGCCCGTCAAGTGAGAGGCTTATCCCGTCAAGGAGAGACTCCTTGACGGAGACCTTTTCCTTCTCGGAGATTACCAGCGGCCTTGCCGAGAGGGTGTGGGGACATATGGCGGTGAGAATGAGGCACTGCACTTCGGGGCTCACTATGGGCCCCCCCGCCGAGAGGGAGTATGCCGTTGACCCTGTGGGCGACGCTATGACAAGACCATCTGCGGAGTAAGTGCCTGCAAAGCGGCCGTTTATATGGATCGAGAGATGGAGCAGCCGGCTCACATTCCCTCTGTGTATCACGGCATCATTGAGGGCATTTCCGCTGAAGACCTTCTCGTGACCTCTTCTTACCTCGCAGTGGAGCACCATCCTCTCGACGACGGCGAACTCCCCCTGGAGAAGGCGTGAAAAGGCATCCTGCCATGAGGCCACGGGGAGCTCGGTGAGAAAGCCCAGGCTTCCCAGGTTTATCCCCAGGAGAGGTATCTCTGTACCTCCCACAAGCCTGGCAGCCCTCAAAAGGGTACCGTCACCGCCCATGCTCACCACGAAAGCGCTCTCTTTTCTGATGACTTCATCGGTCGAAGCCAGGTCGGGTCTGCCTGTGGAGAGAGCGGCTCCTTCGGGAAGAAAGACCCTGATACCTTTCCCCGTGAGCCAGTCAATCACTTCAAGAGAGCTCTCGAGGGCTTTTTTCACCCGCGAG
This window contains:
- a CDS encoding pitrilysin family protein produces the protein MYKKTVLDNGIKVITEEMPFFKSATIGVWVNTGSKDEPLSKNGISHFIEHMMFKGTATRSATEIAELMDSVGGQLNAFTEKEQTCYYARVIDRHVPMAIELLADMLLNSCYDPEEIERERGVVLDEVRLYEDSPDELIFDIFNKLLWDGHPLGRSILGTKKVIERISRDDLIAHVEKHYVAENLIIAAAGNIKHKEFRKLVERSFHRAGEWKGRKPGSRPVPEHEKKNYVKYKDCEQVYLITGGKGISQRDDHKYCLSVLDSILGGSMSSRIFQEIREKRGLVYNVCSFQNSFYHAGLFGLFAGTSYENLSKVISLMYQIVKEMKEKGVDSKELVRAKEQLKGTISLALESTSNRMMRLVKSEIFHGRLVPHEEVFEKIDAVTVDELFSLSQQLLNIDGYSTAILGPLEKGFQFSF
- a CDS encoding NAD(+)/NADH kinase, coding for METITLYPSRVKKALESSLEVIDWLTGKGIRVFLPEGAALSTGRPDLASTDEVIRKESAFVVSMGGDGTLLRAARLVGGTEIPLLGINLGSLGFLTELPVASWQDAFSRLLQGEFAVVERMVLHCEVRRGHEKVFSGNALNDAVIHRGNVSRLLHLSIHINGRFAGTYSADGLVIASPTGSTAYSLSAGGPIVSPEVQCLILTAICPHTLSARPLVISEKEKVSVKESLLDGISLSLDGHINFVLARDDEILVEKAPQGIRFVHLETDFYAIVRDKLKWVAPPGAPPS